A region from the Aegilops tauschii subsp. strangulata cultivar AL8/78 chromosome 5, Aet v6.0, whole genome shotgun sequence genome encodes:
- the LOC109766470 gene encoding patatin-like protein 2 isoform X2 has product MAGGGSAAEGDKSKVVTILSIDGGGVRGIIPATVLAFLEKELQKLDGPDARIADYFDVVAGTSTGGLLTVMLAAPDKDGRPLFDAKDLAKFYIDESPKIFPQKGSIFSKIGSALALATGPKYDGKYLHSLLRRHLGDTKLDGALTHVVIPAFDIAYLQPTIFSSFQLENQPAKNALLSDIAIGTSAAPTFFPAHYFETNDGKGGTRAFNLIDGAVAANNPTLLAMNQVAEHMVLAGQQPAGKSYIVISIGCGTSSLPKLKYSAKDAAKWGVLSWLIKDGSVPILDMFNAGSADMVDFHLSVLSAVLGSSHQYLRIQYDKLSGSAGSIDDCSKANLDKLVKIGEELLSEKVSGVDLETGRNVEVPGGGTNAEELAKYARQLSDERRRRRNN; this is encoded by the exons ATGGCAGGTGGTGGTTCTGCTGCAGAAGGTGACAAGTCGAAGGTGGTGACCATCCTTAGCATCGATGGCGGCGGCGTGAGAGGGATCATCCCGGCCACCGTCCTCGCCTTCCTCGAAAAGGAGCTCCAG AAACTGGACGGGCCGGATGCTAGGATCGCGGACTACTTCGATGTCGTCGCCGGCACGAGCACCGGGGGCCTCTTGACGGTGATGCTCGCGGCGCCGGACAAGGATGGGCGGCCGCTGTTCGACGCCAAGGATCTAGCGAAGTTCTACATTGACGAGTCGCCCAAGATCTTCCCACAGAA GGGCTCCATCTTTTCCAAGATCGGCTCGGCTCTGGCTCTGGCGACGGGGCCCAAGTACGACGGCAAGTACCTCCATTCGCTGCTCCGTCGGCACCTCGGCGACACGAAGCTGGACGGGGCTCTGACCCATGTGGTCATCCCGGCATTCGATATCGCGTACCTGCAACCCACCATCTTCTCCAGCTTCCAG TTGGAGAACCAGCCCGCCAAGAACGCGCTCCTGTCGGACATCGCCATCGGCACCTCCGCCGCACCTACCTTCTTCCCGGCGCACTACTTCGAGACCAACGATGGCAAGGGCGGCACGAGGGCCTTCAACCTCATCGACGGCGCCGTGGCCGCCAACAACCCT ACTCTATTGGCGATGAACCAGGTGGCGGAGCACATGGTCCTCGCCGGGCAGCAGCCGGCGGGCAAGTCATACATAGTCATCTCCATCGGCTGTGGGACATCATCGCTCCCAAAACTCAAGTACAGCGCCAAGGATGCCGCCAAGTGGGGCGTCTTGAGCTGGCTCATCAAGGACGGCTCCGTCCCCATCCTAGACATGTTCAACGCCGGCAGCGCCGACATGGTCGACTTCCACCTCTCCGTCCTCTCCGCCGTCCTCGGCTCCTCCCACCAGTACCTGCGCATCCAG TATGATAAACTGAGCGGGAGCGCTGGCTCGATCGACGACTGCTCCAAGGCCAACTTGGATAAGTTGGTGAAGATTGGTGAAGAGCTGCTCAGCGAGAAGGTGTCCGGGGTGGACCTGGAGACCGGCCGGAATGTGGAGGTGCCCGGCGGGGGCACCAACgcggaggagctagccaagtatgCAAGGCAGCTCTCCGACGAGCGGCGCAGACGCCGCAACAATTAA
- the LOC109766470 gene encoding patatin-like protein 2 isoform X1 yields MAGGGSAAEGDKSKVVTILSIDGGGVRGIIPATVLAFLEKELQKLDGPDARIADYFDVVAGTSTGGLLTVMLAAPDKDGRPLFDAKDLAKFYIDESPKIFPQNCRGSIFSKIGSALALATGPKYDGKYLHSLLRRHLGDTKLDGALTHVVIPAFDIAYLQPTIFSSFQLENQPAKNALLSDIAIGTSAAPTFFPAHYFETNDGKGGTRAFNLIDGAVAANNPTLLAMNQVAEHMVLAGQQPAGKSYIVISIGCGTSSLPKLKYSAKDAAKWGVLSWLIKDGSVPILDMFNAGSADMVDFHLSVLSAVLGSSHQYLRIQYDKLSGSAGSIDDCSKANLDKLVKIGEELLSEKVSGVDLETGRNVEVPGGGTNAEELAKYARQLSDERRRRRNN; encoded by the exons ATGGCAGGTGGTGGTTCTGCTGCAGAAGGTGACAAGTCGAAGGTGGTGACCATCCTTAGCATCGATGGCGGCGGCGTGAGAGGGATCATCCCGGCCACCGTCCTCGCCTTCCTCGAAAAGGAGCTCCAG AAACTGGACGGGCCGGATGCTAGGATCGCGGACTACTTCGATGTCGTCGCCGGCACGAGCACCGGGGGCCTCTTGACGGTGATGCTCGCGGCGCCGGACAAGGATGGGCGGCCGCTGTTCGACGCCAAGGATCTAGCGAAGTTCTACATTGACGAGTCGCCCAAGATCTTCCCACAGAA CTGCAGGGGCTCCATCTTTTCCAAGATCGGCTCGGCTCTGGCTCTGGCGACGGGGCCCAAGTACGACGGCAAGTACCTCCATTCGCTGCTCCGTCGGCACCTCGGCGACACGAAGCTGGACGGGGCTCTGACCCATGTGGTCATCCCGGCATTCGATATCGCGTACCTGCAACCCACCATCTTCTCCAGCTTCCAG TTGGAGAACCAGCCCGCCAAGAACGCGCTCCTGTCGGACATCGCCATCGGCACCTCCGCCGCACCTACCTTCTTCCCGGCGCACTACTTCGAGACCAACGATGGCAAGGGCGGCACGAGGGCCTTCAACCTCATCGACGGCGCCGTGGCCGCCAACAACCCT ACTCTATTGGCGATGAACCAGGTGGCGGAGCACATGGTCCTCGCCGGGCAGCAGCCGGCGGGCAAGTCATACATAGTCATCTCCATCGGCTGTGGGACATCATCGCTCCCAAAACTCAAGTACAGCGCCAAGGATGCCGCCAAGTGGGGCGTCTTGAGCTGGCTCATCAAGGACGGCTCCGTCCCCATCCTAGACATGTTCAACGCCGGCAGCGCCGACATGGTCGACTTCCACCTCTCCGTCCTCTCCGCCGTCCTCGGCTCCTCCCACCAGTACCTGCGCATCCAG TATGATAAACTGAGCGGGAGCGCTGGCTCGATCGACGACTGCTCCAAGGCCAACTTGGATAAGTTGGTGAAGATTGGTGAAGAGCTGCTCAGCGAGAAGGTGTCCGGGGTGGACCTGGAGACCGGCCGGAATGTGGAGGTGCCCGGCGGGGGCACCAACgcggaggagctagccaagtatgCAAGGCAGCTCTCCGACGAGCGGCGCAGACGCCGCAACAATTAA